A part of Oncorhynchus masou masou isolate Uvic2021 chromosome 30, UVic_Omas_1.1, whole genome shotgun sequence genomic DNA contains:
- the LOC135521729 gene encoding uncharacterized protein LOC135521729, protein MDVFVRHNHRGHQEFAVQAEHLKLPYLGLRLKAQGIHNKYLFKDNIPEYPRPEFWVSQLRHDTNEGGLFGIAVESNGGFCARDREEGPEDPEEGPEGLDLLWWSLSLGAEEMASAEQRLLQTRYPDRTEEQAREQKSFLQRFATSPAFLDTSRLGSYRFTFPLEELLKRYREQLCVGHEPILRVYETVLYKQEVMYSVLVHSHFNNDLFEKYPLLQDNDDGVCAYRDGQIIWRPEAMCETHSFKLVPKPYQNQDVAHLIPDPQKHQFYVWDNIAVAFHMDGSQMLNFDTYNLRHHLRFCEPGTPSISPTCEFTTYEDAKDMVDCYWPYYHTPLF, encoded by the exons ATGGACGTGTTTGTGCGCCATAACCACAGAGGACACCAGGAGTTTGCTGTCCAGGCCGAGCACTTGAAACTGCCGTACCTAGGACTGAGACTGAAAGCTCAGGGCATTCACAACAAGTACCTCTTCAAAGACAACATCCCAGAATACCCAAGGCCAGAGTTCTGGGTTTCCCAGCTCAGACACGACACGAATGAAGGCGGGCTATTTGGCATAGCCGTCGAAAGCAATGGGGGGTTCTGTGCTAGGGACCGAGAAGAGGGGCCAGAGGACCCAGAAGAGGGGCCAGAGGGTTTGGACCTGCTGTGGTGGAGCTTGTCTTTGGGAGCAGAGGAGATGGCCTCGGCTGAACAACGTCTGCTCCAGACCAGGTACCCTGACAGGACAGAGGAGCAGGCCAGGGAGCAGAAATCCTTCCTGCAGAGGTTCGCAACCTCACCTGCCTTCCTGGACACCTCTCGGCTGGGCTCCTACCGCTTCACCTTCCCCCTGGAGGAGCTGCTTAAGAGATACCGGGAACAG CTATGCGTTGGACACGAGCCAATCCTGCGTGTGTATGAGACAGTCCTGTACAAACAGGAGGTTATGTACTCAGTGCTAGTCCACAGTCACTTCAACAACGACCTCTTTGAGAAGTACCCTCTCCTCCAGGACAATGACGATGGAGTCTGCGCTTACAGAGATGGACAAATCATTTGGAGACCCGAGGCCATGTGTGAGACACACAG CTTCAAACTGGTGCCAAAGCCCTACCAGAACCAGGATGTAGCCCACCTGATCCCTGATCCACAGAAACACCAGTTCTACGTTTGGGACAACATTGCTGTAGCGTTCCACATGGACGGTTCACAG ATGTTGAACTTCGATACGTACAATTTGAGACACCATCTGAGATTCTGTGAGCCAGGAACGCCATCAATTTCCCCCACCTGTGAGTTCACCACATACGAGGACGCCAAAGACATGGTCGACTGCTATTGgccttactaccatacccccctGTTCTGA